A genomic stretch from Theobroma cacao cultivar B97-61/B2 chromosome 4, Criollo_cocoa_genome_V2, whole genome shotgun sequence includes:
- the LOC18603736 gene encoding DEAD-box ATP-dependent RNA helicase 46, whose amino-acid sequence MATAEAAPATLGPRYAPDDPTLPKPWKGLIDGSTGLLYYWNPETNVTQYERPASLPPPLPPGLPPAVSTPKLAPIPVAHSVQPNGVVAQMGQKQVPQGAQQQGQQMSQLPQQQGSMVLQGSDLQGQQQPSSQMGQPIQQPGQFIPQQNRPQIIQHSNQQMMSQMGQQMPQQPSQHLPQQQGQQPGQLMPQQAIHQMPQQLGQQTMQHQNSQMAQPQGHQYAHQHLQYMAYQQSVLPKGQQSSQPRGAQGQQYPNQEDYKAAPPKREDVDFQLGNQTGFSPSQFQQMGMSSSQNVSSGTNSVQMPQTGLYLGQAQQFTGSSINMQQPTPMAHSQQSGADLVHQQQGRRFQNNMGPGIMQSNIPPSGLNTSYEDNLHGRAGKDGPMMGPQQPSLSARPMEMRVGGLPPQNVIPGHGGGFNAIAGHAMHNMYGHAGPPYSNNALMRPTFVGSADTASLSPAEAYRKQHEVTATGDNVPAPFIRFEDTGFPPEILREIHSAGFSSPTPIQAQTWPIALQSRDIVAIAKTGSGKTLGYLIPAFILLRQRRNNPQNGPTVLVLAPTRELATQIQEEAIKFGRSSRVSCTCLYGGAPKATQLKELDRGADIVVATPGRLNDILEMRKIDFGQVSLLVLDEADRMLDMGFEPQIRKIVNEIPPRRQTLMYTATWPKEVRKIASDLLVSPVQVNIGSVDELAANKAITQYVEVVPQMEKERRLEQILQAQERGSKVIIFCSTKRLCDQLARSLERNFGAAAFHGDKSQNERDWVLSQFRTGKSPILVATDVAARGLDIKDIRVVVNYDFPTGIEDYVHRIGRTGRAGATGVSYTFFSEQDWKYAPDLIQVLERANQHVPPEVREIASRGGPGFGKDRGGLNRFNSPGGSGGRWDSGGRGGMRGGSFTGRGGMRDGGFGGRGSMRDGGFGGRGGIRDGGFSGPGGRGDPFSGRGNRGRGFGGHVGWGRNERSLHDRYNSFDGRGRGRGRGRFDNRRGIADRSRGRSYSRSPERVRTWRYSRSHSRSRSRSRTRSWSRSRSRSWSHGRSYSRSRSYSRSPGRSRSYSRSPGRSRSRSHSRGRSQSRSHSYDRYEKPSEQNLDQKDVAKPELDAHRVSVMSPMSPGTQGNPLPENDSIKPLHAVESSELLHEEVGADQVYPSVNEP is encoded by the exons ATGGCGACCGCAGAAGCAGCACCAGCCACTCTTGGTCCAAGATATGCACCTGATGATCCTACTCTACCCAAACCGTGGAAGGGGCTGATTGATGGAAGCACTGGCCTGCTGTATTATTGGAATCCTGAGACCAACGTCACCCAGTATGAAAGACCTGCTAGTTTGCCTCCACCCTTGCCACCTGGTCTGCCTCCTGCAGTTTCCACACCTAAGCTAGCTCCAATTCCAGTTGCCCACTCAGTGCAACCTAATGGTGTGGTGGCACAGATGGGCCAAAAGCAAGTCCCCCAGGGTGCACAACAGCAGGGGCAACAAATGAGCCAGCTACCTCAACAGCAAGGTTCAATGGTACTGCAGGGTTCTGACCTGCAGGGACAACAACAACCAAGTTCACAAATGGGACAGCCCATACAACAACCTGGGCAGTTCATTCCACAGCAAAATAGGCCACAGATAATTCAACATTCAAATCAGCAAATGATGTCTCAAATGGGGCAGCAAATGCCTCAACAGCCAAGTCAGCATTTGCCACAGCAGCAAGGCCAGCAACCAGGACAGCTGATGCCCCAACAGGCCATTCATCAGATGCCTCAGCAGCTAGGGCAGCAAACAATGCAACATCAGAACTCTCAAATGGCACAACCCCAAGGACATCAATATGCACATCAGCATTTGCAGTATATGGCATATCAACAAAGTGTGCTTCCAAAGGGGCAACAGAGTTCTCAGCCGCGTGGTGCACAGGGTCAACAGTATCCAAATCAAGAAGATTATAAGGCAGCACCTCCCAAAAGGGAGGATGTTGATTTTCAACTAGGAAATCAAACTGGGTTTTCTCCTTCCCAGTTTCAACAGATGGGCATGTCATCTTCTCAGAACGTCTCTTCTGGAACCAATTCGGTACAGATGCCACAGACAGGTTTATATTTGGGTCAAGCTCAGCAGTTTACTGGCTCTTCCATCAATATGCAGCAGCCAACCCCTATGGCACATTCACAACAGTCTGGAGCAGATTTGGTTCACCAGCAGCAGGGTCGTAGGTTTCAGAATAATATGGGCCCAGGCATCATGCAGTCTAATATTCCTCCATCAGGTTTAAACACCAGTTATGAAGATAATCTACATGGCAGGGCTGGAAAAGATGGGCCAATGATGGGTCCACAGCAGCCTTCACTTTCAGCTAGACCCATG gAGATGAGGGTGGGTGGTCTGCCACCTCAAAATGTCATACCTGGTCATGGTGGGGGATTCAATGCTATAGCAGGgcatgccatgcataacatGTATGGTCATGCTGGTCCACCTTATTCAAATAATGCCTTGATGAGGCCCACATTTGTTGGATCTGCAGATACTGCTAGTCTGTCTCCCGCTGAAGCATATCGTAAACAGCATGAAGTCACGGCAACG GGAGACAATGTTCCAGCACCATTCATAAGATTTGAAGACACTGGTTTCCCTCCGGAGATACTGAGAGAG ATTCATTCTGCTGGTTTCTCATCTCCCACACCAATACAAGCACAAACATGGCCCATTGCACTACAAAGTCGGGATATAGTGGCAATTGCTAAAACAGGTTCTGGTAAAACATTGGGCTACTTGATTCCTGCCTTCATTCTTCTGAGGCAACGACGTAATAACCCTCAGAATGGCCCAACAGTGTTGGTTTTGGCTCCAACACGGGAGCTTGCTACACAAATACAAGAAGAGGCCATTAAATTTGGCCGATCTTCAAGAGTCTCTTGCACG TGCTTGTACGGTGGAGCTCCAAAGGCTACTCAATTGAAAGAGTTAGATCGAGGAGCTGATATTGTAGTGGCAACTCCAGGTCGGCTAAATGACATCCTTGAAATGAGGAAGATTGACTTTGGGCAGGTTTCACTCCTTGTTCTTGATGAGGCAGATCGAATGCTTGATATGGGTTTTGAGCCCCAGATCCGTAAGATTGTAAATGAGATACCTCCTCGCAGACAAACTCTGATGTACACGGCAACCTGGCCCAAAGAAGTTAGAAAAATAGCAAGTGACCTCCTTGTCAGTCCTGTCCAGGTGAATATTGGCAGTGTTGATGAGCTTGCTGCCAACAAGGCTATCACACAG TATGTTGAGGTCGTTCCCCAGATGGAGAAGGAGAGGCGCCTGGAGCAGATTCTCCAAGCTCAAGAACGTGGTTCAAAGGTTATTATTTTTTGCTCCACTAAGAGGTTGTGTGACCAGCTTGCTCGTAGTCTTGAACGTAACTTTGGAGCTGCTGCATTCCATGGTGATAAATCTCAGAATGAAAGGGACTGGGTTTTGAGTCAGTTCCGAACCGGGAAATCCCCAATATTAGTTGCCACTGATGTTGCTGCCCGTGGGCTTGACATAAAAGATATAAG GGTGGTTGTTAATTATGATTTCCCTACTGGGATTGAGGACTATGTACACCGAATTGGAAGAACTGGAAGAGCAGGTGCAACTGGTGTGTCATACACCTTTTTCTCTGAGCAGGACTGGAAGTATGCCCCTGATTTGATTCAAGTTCTGGAGAGAGCTAACCAGCATGTGCCCCCTGAGGTACGAGAGATAGCTTCTCGTGGTGGGCCTGGTTTTGGGAAGGATCGAGGTGGATTGAATAGGTTTAATTCTCCTGGTGGTAGTGGTGGGCGATGGGATTCTGGAGGCCGGGGTGGTATGAGGGGTGGTAGCTTCACTGGTCGTGGTGGAATGAGGGATGGTGGCTTTGGTGGCCGTGGCAGTATGAGAGATGGTGGTTTTGGCGGGCGTGGTGGTATTAGGGATGGTGGATTCAGTGGTCCTGGAGGGAGGGGTGACCCATTTTCTGGGCGTGGAAACAGGGGACGTGGATTTGGTGGCCATGTTGGTTGGGGCAGGAATGAGAGAAGCTTGCATGATCGGTACAATAGTTTTGATGGGCGAGGACGTGGCCGTGGACGGGGACGGTTTGATAATAGAAGAGGCATTGCTGATAGGAGTAGGGGCAGAAGTTATAGCCGTAGTCCTGAAAGGGTTCGAACATGGCGTTATTCTAGAAGCCACAGCCGCAGTCGCAGTCGGAGCAGGACTAGGAGCTGGAGTCGAAGCAGAAGCAGAAGCTGGTCTCATGGTCGTAGCTACAGCCGAAGCCGTAGCTACAGCCGTAGTCCTGGCCGAAGCCGTAGCTACAGCCGTAGCCCTGGCCGTAGTCGTAGTCGAAGCCATAGCCGTGGCCGCAGTCAAAGCCGTAGCCATAGCTATGACAGATATGAGAAGCCAAGTGAACAGAACTTGGACCAAAAGGATGTTGCAAAGCCAGAACTTGATGCTCATCGTGTGTCAGTAATGTCTCCTATGTCGCCGGGTACACAAGGCAATCCATTGCCCGAAAATGATTCCATAAAACCATTACATGCTGTCGAGAGTTCTGAGCTACTTCATGAAGAGGTGGGTGCAGACCAAGTGTATCCATCAGTGAATGAGCCCTAA